Proteins encoded together in one Coffea arabica cultivar ET-39 chromosome 2c, Coffea Arabica ET-39 HiFi, whole genome shotgun sequence window:
- the LOC113723962 gene encoding cytochrome P450 81Q32-like, whose product MIQIFESNFIILRPFALAWKLFGYTTLFLPIFFFFLGFKLLYKRSVPNLPPSPTPTFPIIGHLHLLKPPLYRTFHSLSLKYGPIISLKFGNRLVVVVSSPSLVEECFTKNDIVLANRPQFLIGKYLGYNHTGIGSSPYGDHLRNLRRLCAMEIFSTSRLNMFLSIRKDEIRRLLIKLSENSLQNFAKVELKSKLSELSFNIIMRMVSGKRYFGIDEDEENHEAKLFRDLIKEVLKRAGASNPGDFLPFLRWIDHQNYEKNLAKITAKVDAFLEGLIDEHRGHNKDANTMIDHLLSFQESQPEYYTNEIIKGIILALLNAGTDTSAVTMEWALSHLLNNPELLEKARAELETQVGTDRLTEEHDLANLPYLHNIILETFRLCPAGPMLVPHESSQDCNIGGYNIPQGTMLLVNAWAIHRDPNIWDDPESFNPERFEGVEIAPSKLLPFGMGRRSCPGAGLAQRVIGVALGSLIQSFVWKRIGENRIDLSEGKGLTMPKAEPLEAMCKARTIISKIVQEDASSA is encoded by the exons ATGATACAGATCTTCGAATCAAATTTCATTATTCTAAGACCGTTTGCGCTAGCATGGAAGCTCTTTGGCTATACTACGTTGTTCTTGcctatattctttttttttctcgggTTCAAGCTTTTATACAAGAGGTCTGTGCCAAACCTCCCACCAAGTCCGACACCGACATTTCCCATCATAGGACATCTCCATCTCCTAAAACCACCACTCTACAGAACTTTCCACAGCCTTTCTCTAAAATATGGTCCCATAATTTCTCTCAAATTCGGCAACCGCCTTGTAGTGGTGGTGTCTTCACCATCACTGGTGGAGGAATGCTTCACCAAGAATGATATCGTGCTCGCCAACCGCCCTCAATTCCTCATAGGCAAATACTTGGGCTACAATCACACCGGCATAGGGAGCTCACCATACGGTGATCATCTGAGGAATCTTCGGCGGTTGTGTGCCATGGAAATATTCTCCACCAGTCGTTTGAACATGTTCTTGTCCATTAGGAAAGACGAAATCAGGCGCTTGCTTATCAAACTGTCTGAAAACTCACTCCAGAATTTTGCCAAGGTTGAATTGAAGTCTAAATTATCTGAGCTCTCGTTCAATATTATTATGAGGATGGTTTCTGGTAAACGATATTTTGGCatagatgaagatgaagaaaacCATGAAGCAAAGCTGTTTAGGGACCTGATCAAAGAGGTTCTCAAACGTGCTGGTGCATCAAACCCTGGAGATTTTTTGCCATTCTTAAGGTGGATAGATCACCAGAACTATGAGAAGAACTTGGCTAAAATTACTGCTAAAGTAGATGCTTTCTTGGAGGGATTAATAGATGAGCATCGTGGTCATAACAAAGATGCAAATACGATGATTGATCATCTGCTTTCTTTTCAAGAATCCCAGCCAGAGTACTACACCAACGAAATTATTAAGGGCATCATACTG GCGCTGCTCAACGCTGGGACAGACACTTCAGCAGTGACAATGGAATGGGCCTTGTCCCATTTGCTCAATAATCCTGAGTTGTTGGAGAAAGCTAGAGCTGAGCTGGAAACTCAAGTAGGAACTGATCGATTAACTGAAGAACATGACTTGGCCAATCTTCCTTACCTTCACAACATCATCTTAGAAACTTTTCGATTGTGTCCAGCAGGACCAATGTTAGTACCACATGAGTCGTCCCAGGATTGTAACATTGGAGGATACAACATTCCACAAGGCACGATGCTGCTTGTCAATGCCTGGGCAATTCACAGGGACCCAAATATTTGGGATGATCCTGAGAGCTTTAATCCCGAAAGatttgaaggagttgaaattgcacCCTCAAAACTGTTGCCCTTTGGGATGGGAAGGCGATCTTGTCCTGGTGCTGGCCTTGCACAGCGGGTGATCGGTGTTGCATTGGGATCTTTGATTCAGAGTTTTGTATGGAAAAGAATTGGCGAGAACAGAATTGATTTGTCTGAAGGGAAAGGATTGACTATGCCCAAAGCTGAGCCATTGGAAGCTATGTGCAAAGCTCGCACCATCATTAGCAAGATTGTTCAAGAAGATGCATCAAgtgcctaa